The Eleginops maclovinus isolate JMC-PN-2008 ecotype Puerto Natales chromosome 6, JC_Emac_rtc_rv5, whole genome shotgun sequence DNA segment ATTTGAGTGGcactctgtttctctgagtCAGTTCTGAACGTGATAAACCTGCGTGATGATCTGCAGAATCTGAGGTATCTGATCGCCACCTCAAAAGATCCAAATAGAGTCTCAGGTGAGAACTTTTCACACCACAAACTTGTATAATCCTCAGATTTCTTTTCTAGGTTTGTCAACACTTTCTTATTTAACTTTGAATCTCTCCTTAACGTGTCTCCTTGTGtcctcacagagctgcagaggcaGCTGAAAAAGAAGCAAGAAGAGCTGAACTCCAAGACGGCGGAAATAGAGAGAAAGATTGCAAATCCTCAAATAAGTGAGCGCCAATAGGTCACATTAAACATTCAGATTTCAGTGTCAACTcctatttcattatttatagtaGATTATAATAATTTATTGACAAAGAGTTTCAATATACAGTGCAATCATAGGACATAATGGAGACCTGTGAAAAGGGAAACTCTGATAAGCTATCAAAAGATTCAGCATAAAGTagttacagtatatatatattgtcaaCACTTCTACAATTGAAGAGGGTTCATGAAGTAAACATAAAACCTCACTACCTTATGCTTAAGGcaattcacatttatttatataacacctataaaaacaaggcaattcaaagtgctttacaaaaatgagaCACTTTAAGAGaattaagaaatatttcagtggaaacacattataaaatggcatttaaaaacagtcaataaaaaagcaaagataataaaataaaacatgaataccaCGggtaaaaaatacataaataaaagttacaatgcAAACTGTAATTTTTACAGTTAAATCCTAACACTTACCAAATACCCTTAAATTAATCTAACACTAACTCATCAATGGTctcaaaacacttttatttactCATGTGAAAATAGTGAAGTAGATTTCCATCAGGAGAGACTTCTTCTTGTTTGGTGcgataaacatatttattgccATGTGTACAAGAGGAAAGCTATATCATCTTTGGCGATTAGACCCTATCGTGATTTGATGGATTTAGGTGGGAGGAGAAACTGACTAGGAAAGGTGAGCTCCCCCCCTCCCGGGTTTTCTAGAAGCTAATggtggagaggagctggagggaATATTGAAGATCCAGATTGCTGAAGGGTCCTTCTGAGGAAATGAGAATGAGAGAATACAAGACAATCCTCCTGATAGGACTTGCTCTGAGCTTCATTCATtcggaagaggattagggtcACAtgtgactctttttttttttagatctgaGAAAAGAttctgaattctgagaaaatgATATAGTCAAAATTGTGatatctgatttttttttatatcgcACAGCACTTCTTTTCAAGTGGAGGTTGTGATACTGTCatggtttttaaaatgcatttatcaACAGTACAATTAAGGTCATCAACTGTTTGAtccagaatcagaaatactttattgatcccaaactgggaaatgttttcattgcagcagcgcaaaaagaaatacaaaaagaaaaataacaaataattagaactaaaaataaaaatgagaaatatacaaattacAAATGTCAAGGTCGCATGTTAaatccagtttacagagaggctatggagcagtgagttgtctgccagccaggaGGGAATTATTGTATCCAGTACTGACCCTAAGAGTGTGAACAGAAATAGAAGCCAGTCTGTAGTTGCTGTTCACAgactcaaattaaaatgtgctgcatgtttgtctgtttcAGTCTTATCGATCGTCGAGCTGCAGCATGAGATTTGGGTCCTTCAGAATAAAGCTCCCAATGAGACCACTACTGGACGTGTACTTGGTAAACctaatttaaaatgtccattCAACAATTCACAGGAAATCTTTATGACGGTGGTGGAGAGTaactaagtaaatgtactctgATAAGGTggtctttacttgagtattttctttttatgctactttatacttcaatACAATTCCAAGGGAAATCGTGTACTTTAGTTTATCTTACAACTTAAGTTACTACTTTTACAAATCCTAGAGTTTATATAAtatgatatttttttatgtaataaTATAGCCAACAGTTTATATAGGTGATTAGTCAATAGCCaagattttaaatgtgtttttattttttatttcagatctTTCTGCATTggctacttctacttttagtacATTCACTACATTTAGCTGAATATGCaaacttactttttttttaaagtcacatttctAATCTTaaaagcaggacttttactggtAAAcgagtatttttacagtgtggtaGTATTACTTTTACCACGGTAAAGGATCTGAATGCTTCTTCCAGCCCTGATTATCTGATAGACAAGtgaaaatgattaaatgaaatacaaccTTTAAAGGCTGATTACTTTTTTCCAGAGTTGGAAGACAGAGTGGATGGCCTTTTGAGTGAAATAGAGGACAACGGCGATGACAAACTGCGTGAGTTTTCAATGATTTTAAGAAAACTGGTATCGTTTTAAAGCGTATTTTGTAGTAAACTGCTCTTTCACCCTCTCTGTTGTGCTGTGCTTCAGTGCTGCTCATCATGACGCTGCAGAGTCGGGTGGAGCATCTGCAGAGACAGCTTTCAGACCTCCAGGGGTCACAAACCTCTCAGAAAACCCGTAAGTATCTCTGGTGATTCTTTTTAAAATCCCCAAGCAAGAAACCTTAGATCCACTGCGTACCAAGTGTGTCTTGGGAGCGCCTCTCAATCATAGCCTACTGCCCTCTAGAGGCGCCATAGGAACCTCTTCACTAGAACCAGCAGGTTTAAGTAGagcttttccccctctgttgtCCGTTGTTGAACTCGGGCCCCAGGAACTTAGGCGGacattaaagcacattttcGTGGTGGCCAAACGGCGGTACTACAACTCAGTCTGTGACATCATTCACCCCAAAACACGTTTTCCCATTTACTTgcattgggaaagagatgtctgCAAATCAGCGGATATTaaatttaaatccaaacgaTATAAATGGTCAATCGAACatatgcaaaagaaaaaagatacgtttttatttgaatactaatttaatcaaaactaaggttttctttaatattgttattaatttTCCTTCATCCATACATCGTCAACCGCTGATCCGGAGTTGGGTCGCAGTTCGAGTAGAGGGCCTAAAGTTCCCTTTCCCGGCCACATTTACCAGCTCTGACTGCGGGATTCAAAGGTGGTCCCAGGCCAGCTTCAATATATAATCCCcccacctggtcctgggtctgccccTCTGTCTCCTCCCAGTGCCTGGAACATGTCCCTAGGGAGGCAGCTAGGTGACATCTTTACCAAGTGCGAGAACCTTCCTCTACTGACTTATTTAGTGAACGAGCAGCGACTCTACTCCGAGACCGTCGTGGATGAGCGTCTCACCTTATCCCTAtaggagatgccagccaccctccAGAGGAAACCCATTTTGGCCGTTCGATTTGAGATCCGGTTCTTTGGTCATAACttatccttcatgaccataagTGAGAGTATATGTAATAATGATAACCACGTTTTAACTTCTTTAAATCTGTCTCAGAGCTCACAAAAGATCTTGCATCCAagaaggaggagctgcagaaatACATCAACGAGCTTACTGAGAAGGATGAGGCGAATGCCAAATTGAGTAAGTAAAGAGGGAACGTGGTGTTCATTACTGAGGAGATCTGCTGAAATTTACCACCACATCATATGGTCTTTCTGTGTTCCTCAGTTCTGACAATCACTGGTCTACACAACAAAATCAGAAAtctagaaaaagaaaagcaaaatgaaGGCCAAAAAAGTTCTGCTGCACTTACTGGTGAGTATGTTGATTCGCTGTGATCTTATTGAGTACTAGAAGTAGATGAAGCATACTTTCATTTCCTTAGAGCTGAAGGAAAAGCTGAAGGTGAAAGAGGAGAAGATCAGGGGTAAGTTCAGTAGTAGCACTAGTAGgtttctgaaaaaacaaacagtcagcTGAAGATGAATGTATGCTTTTGTTGCTAGCTCTGCAGAGCCAATTGAACCAGACAGAGGCGCAGTGTTCCACTGATGACCTCAAACTTAAAGGTGAGTGTAGTTGCTGTTGATCTGATGCCCACCTTCTCTGTTAGCCAAAATGTTCCCTTCATTcaggaaataaatcagaatcagaaatcctttattggTCCCAGTGAGGGGAATTGTACATGGTGGACCGAACAGAAGCACAAAAAGTACATATTCAAGGAATATTGAAAAGTTCTTCTAATCCGTTGGCGGCCCACTACTGACTTGCAACGTTTGCACggcatttaaataaatgaatacgaaagttgtgcagatgtgtgtggtCAAAAACTTTTTCCAACTTCCCCTTACAGATTTCCTGCTGTGTTACACTGGCAGCATCATTTATACTGAGACTGCACACTACAGTCTGCTTtctataaataacaacaaaacataaaccTAGAGCAGtccatacaaacaaaacaaaacgttACAAAAACGGGGGAATTATAATTCATAGTTATTCAGTTCATTAAAGTTAACTTAAAAGAATATGCAACTGGCTAACccaaacataaataatatgCCTAAACGGCTcttacagtatactgtatattgcatGCACATTGTTGTTACAGCATGAGGAAGTGCAAGAAGCTAGCAGCCTAACATAAGGCTCTAATCCAGGGGGGTCCAAACTTttgtgtgggccatattccattgtACATTTAGTACctgctgagggccaatttaaaATGGACAGTAACCCTAATCTAAGTTTCACAATATAAAAGTCATGTAACCTGATCCTTTTCTGGCCCTTTTTGTCAAATgcaaagctgatttatttcacaAATGCCAGAAGcctcaaaaaatgtattttattaatgaaAATATACCAACAATAAGAGTTAAGAAAAGGAAATAGGAAGCTGGGAGTTCTCTGCTTTGCGAGCTTTGGTGTAAAGAGTAATATCTAGGCAATCAAATGCTCTGTCTgttaaaaggttttaaatgtgtttgtagaTCTGCAAAACAACCTTGATGGCAAAATGAAGGAACTGCAGTCAAAATCTCAGACTGTTACTTCACTTGGTGAGCTGAACAATGGAGCAATTCTTCAAGAAAACGACCACAATAGGTCTCCATGTACAGTACATCTTTAAATACGTTTTTTAGATGGGAAAAGTTGAACTGTTTTTATGCGATGCCTTCAGCTCTGCAGGTTTCTACATTAACTGTGCAACTGGAGGAGCTAAAGCGTCAACTACAAAACACCGAATCTGAAACCAAGATCAAAGGTCAGTGTGGGTTTCATTGTCACCAAACACTTTGATATCGCCGACCTACATCCTTATGTTACCTGAAATCAGGGGTGGAATGTAATTGTGTACATTTAGTCAAGTATTCTACTCGAGTACATCTGACGTGTTAGTGACTAGTTACTTTTTTGATTCAGATTATAagataatattaaatataaatcaaattatatttaaataacaaacactgaCATATGTTATAGGTGAAGACATCCaagttaatatatattatttttcatttagccATAATGCATAACACATACTTTTAAtattggtactttaagtacatgttGATGCATGTACTTATACTTTAGATTTGAAAGAAGGACTTTTTCTTGAAACTGGGTATTTTTAGAAttaagtatttcttttttaaaggtgtttaaaaaaagagtgcTTTTCATTGGAGATTTTGAAGGTTAGAAAGGGGGAAACAGAGGCGAGGACATTGTCTGAAATGTTCGGCTGGTTCTGGATTCGAACTGGCTTACTAGGCAGCGGTCAAGGAATATGGGCCACTGAGCTACATGGCAACCCACAATTtaatatttctacttttactttagtaaaagatCTCAGTATTTCCTCTCACATTGCATGAAGGTCTACACAACATGTGTAGACCTTCTGCTCCCCTGATGTATTGAGATATTTTGCTTCCGTTTTGTAAAAATGACAAATCTTggcacaaaatataatataagataaaataagatgtactttattgatcccaaattgggaaatgttttcattgcagcagcataaaacaaaacaatgcattgcACATcctttgaaattaaaaaagtagaaataaacatttctaagatataaacatctcaaaatagaaatagaaaattaGAGAGTAAAAAATATGCTGTTGACCATGGTGGGAAGTAAAGGGGAAGTGGGCCAATTTCTAGTTAACACCATATAAAGcaagatattatttacattaagagTGCAAGGAATATAATactacattaaatataaatgtaaaatgtacagtgtgaagttaTAAGTCCAGTTAATCAAAGAGAAACTCTATATAATATACCATACTATATAAATATGGTATGGTGACAGAGAAATATAAAACCATTGATGTGATGTTCCAGTCCTATTAAGGCATGAAAAACAAAGTATATATTCAGggttaaacatttgtttttttgtcgtCATTCAGAACTTCAAAAGATTATAGATGAGAAAAATACCGAGCTGACAAAAAAAACCGAAGAGTTGAAAGCACTGAGTGCTCAACCGCAACGATGTGAGTAAGACATAATACTGAAAGATGGGGGATTATACATGCtgaaaaacaagtatttaccCTTTTTACAGTTCTACAGATTATTGCAATCCAAACTGAGATTGAGAAATTGGTGTTTGTGGCCAGGAATGATACAGATTACATAAAGATCACAGGTGAGTGATAAAAACTGAGGACTcttgaccaatcacattttATAACCTCCAAATGCTTTAACTAAACAATCAAAACCATCTTCTcacataaaataatatgttcCTACCTGCAGCACTTCAagatcatttgaaatatttgattGATGGAATTCAAGACGAAGAAAACGAATATACTAAACTAAGTGAGTCATCCTCAAAATGGCAGTAACATTTCTATAACTATTGTTCCATTAAAGTCAGTTGTGATGTTGTTACCACTGATTTTATCTAACCTTTCTCTTGTCAGTGTTTAAAATCTTGACTCAACAAGATGAAATAGCGAGACTGGAGAAGCAGCAAAAGAGTCAGAGAGAAGCAGCATCCAAGACAATTAAAGGTGGGGAGCGGCTGTGAGTTACTCTGATTACTTTCTGATACATTTtgagatataaaataaaataaaaaacccattCGGTTTCTCCTTGGAAGATCTGGAGACTCAACTGGAGGACCTCAGAAACCAGATAGCAGAGAAAACACGTGTGCTGGACTCAAGTGAAACAAGGATAGCTAATTTAAGTATGTGTTCAGTTTTGGTCAGAGTTACAGAATTGTCAAATAGCATCAGAGTACtaaaagtttccttttttttttagcggCTGATATTCTAGAACTTCACAAGAAAATCAAACCACTGGAAGAAGATATATCAGAGCTTAAAGATAAAAGCTCTGATAACATCAGAGGTGAAGAACCAGTGCTGATGTAATGTGCCACAAAGTAGTACATACcaagatttacatttttgcatttcattgtcCTATAATGATTTTCAGAGCTGCAAAAGAAACTGGATCTGACAAGGAGGCAACTGCAAGACAGTGAACTTCGACTCCAGGGGGCAGATACAAAGAATTTTAACTTGGGTGtgaacatttcttattttcttatgttgtgGGGATTTTTTTCACCTTTATGTGCCAAATAACACTGTACCTGTGTCTCTGCTAGTTATGGAGATCACTGATCTGAGGTCACAACTGAAGATATCTCAGGAGAAGGCATCAAAAGCCGCTGAAAATAATGCAATTGGTTTGTCCATCTGTTACTCTGCGGCTATTGTGTCTCTGCTGACAAACAACACATTATCTCTAACTGTGCATGCTATAAGTCATATTTAAACTAGCATACAAAGGTCGCCGCCATCAGCACAATCATACTTTGGTCTTCTTTCTTAGAATTGAAACAACaactacaaacacaacaaagagagAACAGAAAACTTGAAGTCACCAATAAAGGTATGTTCTGTACGTCTTAAAGGGACTGTTTGACATCTTGGGGGAATACGCTTATTTTTAGAGAGTAACATGAGAAGAGTGTTTTGCCTCTAATGTGTTTATGCTAcgtcagttagcttagcataaataattaaaatgtaacttccttattataattatttaagtTCCTTAAATGGCAATTAAAGTGTGGCTCCAAATTCAGTTAATCCCCAATAgagcagcattttaaaatgccataaattacaacaaaaataaacatgtttaaagctAATTTTCCAAATCCTGACAACCGCACAAGGGGATATAGTTCCTTTTCTAAATAGGCAGGCTACGTGTTTTTAGTCTTTATTCTATGCTACGCCAAGCAACTTCcagctgtagcttcatatttaccatGCAGAAATTGTAGTGGATTTAATTAATTCTCTGTCTCTGGGAGTGAAAGTGTTTAAATGTACTTCCCGAAACATACCTTTAATTTAGGAATCTATTGACATCTAGAGGTGAGGCAGCAGATTGCAACCAAGTGAACACCCTTCCCTTCAACCCTTCCTTTACAAGCATGTCAGATAATTGTGGTGGCTTTAAGTAACGTAAAATTAGGGAAAGGCCTTCTCCAGAGCTTTCATAGCTACTGAAGAAACATGGCAGTGCAAAATTGCCCACAACGTGAAGATGGGCTCATTCTAAGCCAACAGACAAAGATCCAAACTTTCGGGTGATtataaagtaatgaaatcaTAGATATATATAATAGGTTACATTACTGCTCATTGATCTCTCAAAATCCTATGCTGTAGTCCTTTAAAATGTATCCTTGACACTTGgtgtttaaaacatgtgtgtttCAACCTCCTTCATATCAGACTTAATGCAAGAGGTCCAGGAAATGAAAACGTGCTGCTCTAATAATGTCAACACCCAGTGTGACGGTGAGATCCTCAGTATGAATTCACTCTATTCGTGTTATGCTAGCAATCGAGTGTTTTGAAGTAGCTTTTTCTAACTGAATATGTAATTAAACAGATTTACAAAGACAACTGCAACAGAGCCAGGAGGACGCAGATCGTCTTCAGCAGCAGTTGCATGAACAGGATGCCAACcttaaacagcagcagcaggacttAGAAGAAATGAGGAGGGAAAATAACGAGCTGCGGGGCGCCTACAATAGTGTGTTTAACCGTCTGGAATTAAATGGATTCATTCAGGGGAGTAGAGATAATTATATATTGCTCTTTTGATTCTTGATATAATGTtgctgtctgtttttgtctcaaTGCTAGATCTGCAAAATGAGAAGAACCGTCTTGACGATGTTTTACATGGTAACTATTAGTTATTTTCTACACAGTGCAGAGAACACAATGACAATACCTCTTCTTGGAAAAAAACGTGCTGTTTACTTCTCCTCAGATCTTCAAAACAAACTGACTGATGTGGAAGACAAGACGATTCATTCCAGTGAGTCACACATAAgactttatttcatttctttgacGCTGTCAGCCTGaggattatttgttttttaaaacatttctaaatgatcACTTGAGTACTAAAACACTAAACACTTtcaaatttctttttttttttttttttcgttttacAGGCAAGGTGACCTTGGATCCAAACACAGCCAACCCGCGATTAAAGCTGTCTGCAGATAACACACAGATGTCCACTActgagcaaaaacaaaatgtccctGACCACCCGGGCAGATTTGATACCGTTCTCGCTGTCCTGGGCACGGCCGGCTTCTCTTCTGGCAGACATTACTGGGAGGTGTCTGTAGCCGGGAAGCTTTGTTATCACCTCGGTATGGCCAGTGAATCTGCCCAAAGAAAGGGATCGATCCACTTCACACCGGCAAACGGTTTCTGGACTGTAGTCTTGAACAAACAGGGTCAGCTTAAAGCATTCGACAGAACAAATGCTATTATTCCAGTTCAGACGCCACCTGTCACATTGGGGATTCTGCTGGACTACAAAAAGGGCCAGATCTCGATTTACGACACTGGCACCAGATCTCACATGTACTCGTTTGTGGGTCAAAGCTTTACTGACAAAATCTATCCATTCATTAATTTTTGTGTTGAGGATGTTGAAGGTCAGACACCTATAGAGATCCTCTCTCCTGGATCAGTAGACTGGATCAATTAGAAAACAGGGCAAGGTGTGTCGGTCCATCGTTTCAAATCTCAGCTATGTATTTCAGTAGGCTGTAAAACAATCCCTGCACATACTAACTGCTGCAGAATGTTTCAAAGAATAAAACACTGAATACAAAGTaatgcatttttgtttatttttctatattcaAAAAGAATGTGTCTTCTTGTCCATGAAATTCAAGGTCTTTCAATCAGCAGGCCCTGTACAAGGACAGTAAGCTTGTAAGTTTAACTACATTTCAACCAAGTGAACACcagagagtggtgcaggaatcgGTCCTAAAACCTGCaaattagttagcattagcaATAAATGTTATCATGCCGAACAACAAAGATTAGTGGTGTGAGGTGAAGTCATCTGACAGTGATGCGTTTTGTTTATAGccctaacgttagctttttacttctggggattgcatttacgcttcaaaaatcacaaaagtggtgttaatatgtggcgATCATTGTGCTGAACAACACGTGTAAGTTTCATAAACATAAGATTTAATTGTTTTGCAATAttcaaaatccaatggaaaagtCCCATTACTTTTTGTAGAGTGAGCCCTTCCAATGCTAAGTTCTGGGCCGGCCTAtaaaaatacatcctcactGCACCTATGATATCGGGTGAGGCAAAAAAGTTTTGAACTTaattgataaaaagaaaaaagtggtTTAACGTGAGATGTAGCCCAAACTGATGTAGGAAACTAAATAATAACAgcttaaattaaaagaaaacttttGTTCTTACAATGAAATGGTTTGCCTTCAACGCTATATCCCATCAAAGTTACACAAACATTTCTCGTAAGAAAATTATCCTAACATAACACACGTTCCCCACACATTTTGTTAGCTTTTTCATCACATcgttcagtctcttcctgctGTACCGGCTACGCTCCTGTAAAAGTGAGCAACAAAAACTGGGTCCCGCTCTTCCAGAATGTGCAGGAAATgattcctctcctcttctccccaaGACTCGAACCACTGGGTCCACAGGCGCAGCTGGCACTCATAGATGTTTGGTAGTCTGTCCTTAACCTTGTAagtgaacaaaagaaaaaaaatcagctgtataagaatcagaatcagggtTATTGTATTAAGTAAGATTACatatacaaggaatttgctttggtctATGATCATGCATACCAAAAACAGTGGAAGAGGAATAAAGCTGGACAACATTGATAAATTATAacactattttaaaata contains these protein-coding regions:
- the si:ch211-14a17.10 gene encoding putative leucine-rich repeat-containing protein DDB_G0290503 isoform X2 is translated as MLELVFVHSKIAAMQRLITLHSEVSRTNAADYQRQWKQKVELLKRKILLLNSAESNTALTRDIWTLQAEVQLLRQLMMDTKNRTDSQIEVVRHRLEEEKKREENLHKHLEEADNAQAQLILKILIMMEEVRELDDNTQHQTTSTIQAGTLQTLLQAKERELAKAQAEIKDLQRKLQNKTEECTSFEVQYEQLKTEFEQKIAELNTAGNHKAALLLNVINLRDDLQNLRYLIATSKDPNRVSELQRQLKKKQEELNSKTAEIERKIANPQIILSIVELQHEIWVLQNKAPNETTTGRVLELEDRVDGLLSEIEDNGDDKLLLLIMTLQSRVEHLQRQLSDLQGSQTSQKTQLTKDLASKKEELQKYINELTEKDEANAKLILTITGLHNKIRNLEKEKQNEGQKSSAALTELKEKLKVKEEKIRALQSQLNQTEAQCSTDDLKLKDLQNNLDGKMKELQSKSQTVTSLALQVSTLTVQLEELKRQLQNTESETKIKELQKIIDEKNTELTKKTEELKALSAQPQRFLQIIAIQTEIEKLVFVARNDTDYIKITALQDHLKYLIDGIQDEENEYTKLMFKILTQQDEIARLEKQQKSQREAASKTIKDLETQLEDLRNQIAEKTRVLDSSETRIANLTADILELHKKIKPLEEDISELKDKSSDNIRELQKKLDLTRRQLQDSELRLQGADTKNFNLVMEITDLRSQLKISQEKASKAAENNAIELKQQLQTQQRENRKLEVTNKDLMQEVQEMKTCCSNNVNTQCDDLQRQLQQSQEDADRLQQQLHEQDANLKQQQQDLEEMRRENNELRGAYNNLQNEKNRLDDVLHDLQNKLTDVEDKTIHSSKVTLDPNTANPRLKLSADNTQMSTTEQKQNVPDHPGRFDTVLAVLGTAGFSSGRHYWEVSVAGKLCYHLGMASESAQRKGSIHFTPANGFWTVVLNKQGQLKAFDRTNAIIPVQTPPVTLGILLDYKKGQISIYDTGTRSHMYSFVGQSFTDKIYPFINFCVEDVEGQTPIEILSPGSVDWIN
- the si:ch211-14a17.10 gene encoding putative leucine-rich repeat-containing protein DDB_G0290503 isoform X1, whose translation is MAADLRFILIPFLLSCVFPASDNRLVKQLDSTDLENILSKIPITLPEGIDPSHINVTSITIKTCTGLKEQLALLDIQLKQTTVRNTQLDNEAFRLRREARLLKLKLSTCSSTASAITGSYQTQLLNQMKQLLETSDSDTFLILKIIALNREVVTLQEKVKHAANATGTAYYRGLEAELQEKTNELTVKTQQIKKSNANSALILQIISLQNQIWNLEQAESRKRDNTLQHDNRILALQEQLNWKIIELRGKGDAHSTMLELVFVHSKIAAMQRLITLHSEVSRTNAADYQRQWKQKVELLKRKILLLNSAESNTALTRDIWTLQAEVQLLRQLMMDTKNRTDSQIEVVRHRLEEEKKREENLHKHLEEADNAQAQLILKILIMMEEVRELDDNTQHQTTSTIQAGTLQTLLQAKERELAKAQAEIKDLQRKLQNKTEECTSFEVQYEQLKTEFEQKIAELNTAGNHKAALLLNVINLRDDLQNLRYLIATSKDPNRVSELQRQLKKKQEELNSKTAEIERKIANPQIILSIVELQHEIWVLQNKAPNETTTGRVLELEDRVDGLLSEIEDNGDDKLLLLIMTLQSRVEHLQRQLSDLQGSQTSQKTQLTKDLASKKEELQKYINELTEKDEANAKLILTITGLHNKIRNLEKEKQNEGQKSSAALTELKEKLKVKEEKIRALQSQLNQTEAQCSTDDLKLKDLQNNLDGKMKELQSKSQTVTSLALQVSTLTVQLEELKRQLQNTESETKIKELQKIIDEKNTELTKKTEELKALSAQPQRFLQIIAIQTEIEKLVFVARNDTDYIKITALQDHLKYLIDGIQDEENEYTKLMFKILTQQDEIARLEKQQKSQREAASKTIKDLETQLEDLRNQIAEKTRVLDSSETRIANLTADILELHKKIKPLEEDISELKDKSSDNIRELQKKLDLTRRQLQDSELRLQGADTKNFNLVMEITDLRSQLKISQEKASKAAENNAIELKQQLQTQQRENRKLEVTNKDLMQEVQEMKTCCSNNVNTQCDDLQRQLQQSQEDADRLQQQLHEQDANLKQQQQDLEEMRRENNELRGAYNNLQNEKNRLDDVLHDLQNKLTDVEDKTIHSSKVTLDPNTANPRLKLSADNTQMSTTEQKQNVPDHPGRFDTVLAVLGTAGFSSGRHYWEVSVAGKLCYHLGMASESAQRKGSIHFTPANGFWTVVLNKQGQLKAFDRTNAIIPVQTPPVTLGILLDYKKGQISIYDTGTRSHMYSFVGQSFTDKIYPFINFCVEDVEGQTPIEILSPGSVDWIN